The Glycine soja cultivar W05 chromosome 9, ASM419377v2, whole genome shotgun sequence sequence tttaaaatttttcttaataGTGATATAATATCTGTACAGGGTTACTTACCTGATTTACGTGTCATAATGGTTAGTTTCTTTGTGTTTAACTCTTATTTTAAGATTTGTGATGCTCTCATTTTTAGACTCTATTTGCTTTCTAAAAGTTGGGTAGTGTATTCTTTCTGTTTTCTAATGCTGTCATCATAAGTGTATTGATTATCAAAGAATCATAATCAAGGGCtttagtttatgatttttttttggtatatataGGGATTGTGACTTTTGGGTAAAACTTTGTTAACAAGTAGTAATGTCGATGACAGATAATTAATGCCATTATGAGTGGAAGAGATGTTCTGGTGATTATGGCTGCAGGTGGTGGCAAGAGCCTCTGCTACCAGCTTCCTGCTGTTCTTCGTGATGGAATTGCTCTAGTTGTCAGTCCTTTGCTTTCCTTAATTCAAGATCAGGTGCATTTCATTATGTTAAAATCCAAtacaagtttttggtcaatgaaaaATTTCTTGAATTTAAAATGTGTTTTCTGCCTCTTTTATTCCCCTGGGTGGGGGGATTGCTTCAGGTAATGGGTTTGACCGCTTTGGGCATTCCAGCGTATATGTTGACTTCAACTAATAAGGGAGATGAGAAGTTCATATATAAGACTTTGGAGAAGGGAGAGGGGGAACTCAAAATATTGTATGTCACTCCAGAAAAgatttcaaaaagcaagaggTTTATGTCAAAACTTGAAAAATGCCATCATGCTGGTCGTCTCTCTCTAATTTCAATTGATGTGAGTTCATAATCATATGCTCTATAGACTTGTTCTGAATTATATTTGTCAAAATCATCTTTTTTATGAATGCCTATGGTTGCTGACAAGTTGATTTTAAGAATGAATGCAAAAGCGTTATGgggatatttttgtattttgcaTCATTTGCTGGTTTACTTATTAGCCTGTTTTGACTAAATGCAACTATGCATTGATTCATCGTAGATTGTTAAATTGTGATTATCAACAATGAAGACAAAGTTATCTGGACATCTGGATTGTTAGTCACTTgtcttttgtgtttgttttgcagTTTAGAAGACTCTGATTAGACTTTCCATGGTGGAGAGTTAGTGGCTCATGAATATTTCCCTTCAAATAATACTATTAACCTTTAATCTATTTAATAATAGGATTTGACAGAAAGGATTTGGGTCATTGCCCATATTTTACAACATCACTTGACTTTCATATCTAgttgttatttatataattgcCTAGACTTGGATGACATCAGATGGTATATCATATGTTAGAGATAAGACCATTCCTGTGCCTCCACCTACACTTAGTAGCTTAAGTTTTTTGGTTGATCTAGTTCTTGACTTAGATTGGAGTACTATGGTCAAATGATTAAGAGTTTTATCCTTTCTGATCCCATTcttcaaaattaaatgaaattaaatttcagTACAAATAAAGTGGGCTTGTGTGTGTTGTCCTTTCTTCAAGGCAAAGGTTATTGCATGAAAGGGGGGAGTGGTAATTATAAAAGCCTCCTACTAATAGCTTATTAGAGTTTGGTTTTCTGTTAGCACAAATCcccaaacacaaaacaaaaaagtaataaGGTCTGTTAAAATAATGCTCCTTGCTTCCACAAGGTTTATTTGGCTCTTGACTCAGGACCTACATTTGCTTAATtaacttcaatatttttttgtttttggcttCTAGCATGTTGTCTGTTTTTAGCTTTATTCACTATTAGCATTTTACACATCTACATGTCTAGACTCACTATTTCCTCTATCCTTCAACAGTCTCAGAGTTTCATAGCAATGCTGTGTTAGTTGTATGACAATATAATTCCTGGTTATGGTTTGCATTGCAGGAAGCACATTGCTGTAGTCAATGGGGTCATGACTTTCGACCTGACTACAAGAGCCTCAGTATTCTCAAGACACAGTTCCCTCGTGTTCCTATTGTTGCTTTGACTGTACGTCTTTATCTCAAGTTTCTGTTAAGTAttgcaaataaaattattagatttGATATGCTTTTCATActtaattttgatttctattAATGACATTTATTTTTCAGGCAACTGCTACTCAGAGGGTCCAAAATGATCTGATAGAGATGTTGCATATTCCTAGATGTGTCAAATTCGTCAGCACTGTCAATAGGCCAAACTTGTTTTATATGGtatatttgtaattaatatCTATTAAcagaattttttactttttatattgatGCTCCCCCCTCCTCCAAGGAAGTTATACCCTTGGCTTTAATGACAAGTTTAAAGGAATTGCATAATTTCGTATTTTATACTGCAGGTAAAGGAAAAGTCATCCGTTGGGAAGGTAGTCATTGATGAAATTGCAGAATTCATTCAAGAATCTTATCCAAATAATGAATCAGGGATTGTATATTGCTTCTCAAGGAAGGAATGTGAACAGGTATGCTTGATTATGGCTTTCTTCTGACAATTAGGCCTATGTATTTTGAATGTCAAATATTGCCCTCAAGGAAGCACAATCCACACATTTCTTTTGCCCTTAAATTTTCTTTGGGTTGGGATTGTGTTTTTTTCTCCACCTTTCAGCCTCTTTTTGGTGTGCTACCCAGCTGTTTTGTGACATCCACATAATTAACATTAGAGTTTTGGTGGTAAACATCAAACAACAAATCAACTATATTACTTTTGTCTTTTAGAATTACAAAAGTTTTCTTCCATCGGTTCCATAAGGATATACTAACTAACCATTCACTTGACTACATCAAAGCATGCTGCCTTATTGTTCATACATTTGAATTTtgcattataatataaatattctcGCAAGTTAAACTATCTTCTAATATAGTGTTTGCTCTATTTTGTTCAAATGTGGATATGTGAGTGCCCCTTTATCATATGTTCCTTGTGAGGTAGAGTGGATACTTATCCCTTTTGTTGTCAAGATTATTTTAGGTTGCAAAGGAGTTGAGGGAGAGAGGAATTTCAGCTGATTATTATCATGCCGATATGGATGTAAATGCTCGGGAAAAAGTCCACATGCGGTAAAGTAATCATCAGAATGTTGTCAGCTTTACATATTGATAcaaattttcttcaaaaataagtAATGTGGTAATGCCTTTTCTTTTATGTGTGTGTCAGTGCTGAATATGTCACTGAATGCCTAAGTTTTACTTGCATGCGTTTTAGGAACTAAATGAATACAGTTGCCTTGATTTCAGTATTGGCCGTGACTTGTTAGCTCTGTCTTATCCATTAATCCACGAATACTTAATTTAGAAGAACTTGACTGAATTTGAGTATAGGTTTCAATTGGCCTGTCTGGGCCCTGTTAAATGGTATGAAAGCAGTTTGAGAGACAGTAATATGGCTCCTGTCTTAGATCTTAtcatatcatttaaaatttgaggcCCAACTGGTTTTTGTGCATCATTCATATTTGTGCATATATAATAGATTGTAAGTGATATGATGTTGGCATTACCAAACGAGTTAATGGAGATTTTGATCACACAGGTGGAGCAATAACAAGCTGCAGGTCATTGTTGGTACAGTATGTATCATTACAACTGTCACCCTGTGACACATGCTTTTGTTACTTTTGGCCTTTACAACattgaactttttttaatacatttcagGTAGCTTTTGGTATGGGAATCAACAAACCAGATGGTTAGTATTGCAATGCTGTCTCAAAATTCTTCAGCAGTATCTTATCTATAATTGATGTGTTATGCTATTGATAACATTTTTGCAACTGTAATTGTTTTCtatatgaaaaagataaatgcaATGGAACTGTATAATTTCAAACTTCAGTGTCATACTATTGTATTATTTTCCTAGCTTTTAATGCAGATATGAACACAAACATACACTTAACTTCCAAACTTGCGCCTTCTCTCTTCCAGTTCTCtccctctcatttttttttttacttttattttttcattgttaACGTGCAtttgtattttacttttttgcATTACTGATGTATTGTTCGACAAGGCTTCTTTTTATGACTGCAtaaatcaatgtttttttttgtgtctgtgtgtgtgggggaggggggggggggtattgaTGTGATGACTTGTAATCAGTGATGTGATGTCTCTTTCAATCTGAACTCTGCTGGAGTCTTGGAGATATCTTTATCAAGATTCCTTACATGATTGAATTGTTTCAAATTGATGCTTGCATGGGTGGACTATGAAGCTTATTTTGTTGCATAGAGAAGCCTGCTTATGAATGTTTTTGCAACTGACATCCCCAGTGGACGTGCATATTGTATTTGCTTTACCTTCATTGAAGCTGATAACATTTAATGCTAGATATTTTCATGTAGTCAGGTTTGTCATCCATCACAGTTTGAGTAAATCAATGGAAACATACTACCAGGTTTTGCCCTGATCCTAATAATATTTTCTCCTATTAGCTAACCTCTCTATGTTATCTGTCAAGATCCAATCATCCTAGAAGCTTAATTTGTTGGGTGAAGGCCTTGGAATGGTTTTTATCTAACATAATCTCATGCAAAAGTATTTTGGGCTTGAAGCATGGATAAAGCCCATGCTTCCCAAACCTTGtgctaaaaatcaatttaatgaaGATAAATGGGGGCTGCATAGacgttttaataattaatacaaagaACCATTGATCTTAAATGCTTAAGCTGGCAGTTGAAAGAAAGCCAAGGGATGGTTTTTATGTAACTTTTCTTGACAGGAAAGTGGTCGAGCTGGCCGAGATGGACTTCCTTCTGAATGCCTACTGTACTTTAGACCCGGTGATGCTCCACGTCAGGTGAAGCTTTGCAACACTTTTCACTTTGAGTTTGTGCTTATTTCTGTCTATTTATCATTTTCTGCAAAAAAATGGAGCTTGCTGGAGATCAGGCATATTGTTCCATTGCTGAATTATGTGATCAAATGTCATAACAATTTTCTCAGAGCTCAATGGTCTTCTACGAAAATTCAGGACTGCAGAATCTCTATGACATTGTACGATATTGTCTGGTAATTTTCTTCTGTGATATTTAACTTTTGCTGGTAATTGATCTCCTCAGTCAATACTTATTCATTCCTTCAAAGTTTTTAAAGTTAGAACATTGATTTCTTTCTCCTTCCTCTTCTTGTTTAGGTGAGGGTTCTTAAATATTTAGGCTTATTGATTGCCTATCTGTGGATGTGTGAATACATACAAAACAACATATTAAagtttcattttcatctttgaTGATTTCATGAGCATATACATTCAGTTTTAGTCCTTTCTGTATGCTGTACTATGATCGGACTGAGTGCCTTTCTTTCACCTTTTCATTTTCGTGATTATGGAAGATGATTATGCACATTAAGTCAtagatttttcataaattaaattgatataaTATCTACAAATAAAGAAGAAATGATGCATAATTATGTTACCCATTTTTAGGACCCTTGTCTTATTCTTAGGGATTTTACTTTCGGGATTTTATGAGTTCCTTTGATTAATCAGGATTAAGAACCAAGTATTTAGCATAAATAGAACTCTTTGGTTAGTATTTTGTATCATGTCACAATACATAAGAATATTATTTGAggtctcttttctctcttttcattcTTACACTTTACTTTCaacaatatttgtaattttcaCTCTCTTTAATGCCAGTCCAAAAGACAATGCCGACGAAGTGCCTTTTTCCATCATTTTGCTGAGCCACTTCAAGAGTGCAATGGTACCTTTCAATCTTGTCATTTACTTCTCTTTTATTCTTTGCCCTGTTGCTGCAGGCTTTATATACTCTCAATGTTACAGGGATGTGCGACATCTGTGCATTCTCAAGTGAGGTGAAGGAAGTAGATGTCTCTGGTGTGTTGTTTTGACTTTTGGCTCAATTTTTACCTTCTACATCTCATTTCCCCTATATTTCGTATTATAGtaattgatttcctttgttttttcttctttcggATCTCTCAACTTTTTCCTATTTTCTTCCTCCTTTTTTATTTACACAAAATTTTGCATGGGGGTATTTCCAGGTCATGCAAAACTGATGGTTTCATTGTTGCAAGATATGCAAGCAAATGATCAAAGGTCAACAATGTTGCAATTAgttgataaaatgaaaataaaacagaAGGAACTAGGTTGGTTTGTACTCTGCTCTGTTTATGCTTTATATTTGGCTAgatatattttctataaagtATTAAGAACTTTGGGCCTAATCAGTCTTCTGCTCTGGTTTTGTCCAGCCACCTAACATGGTTTAACAATAAGAATGGAGGAGTTACATGAGGCATAAAAGTCAAAACCCAATTGTAGTGTGAAGAGaccaaatataaaaagaataaaaaaagaaaacaacaccaaAGCTGCTGATGTGTGTGAACTGCTCTTGTAAACTTCATTGAAAATAGAAATACTCTCCTCCTTTAGTTTCCATAATTCATGAAAATTGcaatatttatcttatatcaATCTTAACCTGTTTCTTGAATGTAATTTATCACAAATATGAATCTCATCTCATCTTGCTACATTGAATTGTCCAGGTTCTGAATTGAAACGGGAGGAAATTGAGCAGCTCATCTTACACCTTTTACTGGCACGGTTTTTGGTAAATATATTGTTCCCTTGATACTGAAAGTTAGAAAGATTTCTTgttcttaaaattaattgtgtatATGGTAGACAAGGCAAGACAACTTCATTACATTTAAAAGTCAAAATTAAAGAGCAAACACTAATAGACATATATGAAGACCATGCTTGAGTTTTCTGATTTTTCCTTTCATCAACTTCTGAGGCTAAAATGTATGATCATTATTGATGTCCATTTGTTAGTCTGTTGTTCTGTTATGGTACAAAAAAAACAGAGCTGTGGGTCAGAGACAAAAGTTCAAAGTCCTTGTAGGTAATAAACTTATTGTCTATTTGTCTATACTCTATACCATACAAAAACAATCCCACTTTCTTTGCAACATTTGAAAATCACCAGTCTTAGCTTTCTGTTTTGCAGTGAAACTTCACTTTTTTTCCCATGATTTGTACTGAACAGCTAGAATTCAATCTCCAATTCGTTTAGTCCCTTGCGAAAAACAAGATTCATTTGAAGCACAAATGTGTACCTCAAACACGACCCAGCTATAAAACTAGTGAACAATGAATTTTCTGCTTTCCATTTACATCTTAGACATGGAACCAGTTTTGCAATCACAATATCATGATTATGCTATTAGTTTGattcaaaaggaaaagaaaaacagcAACCCcaacccaacaaaaaaaaagtaagataaaCACAAAACATTACTTTACACcatgtgaaatttgaattgtaaatataaaggaatgtattcaataataatttttctctggATTGCATTGACTATCAGTTCTAACTTCTAATTTTAAAGCATCAACCATTCACAGTTGAccttatagtaaaaaaatatatacttcaaTATTTTTAGTGGGTGATTTAGAGCCAGCCTTTTCTTGATGTAGAAAGAAGAATTTCAGCATACACCTTATGCCACAAATGCTTACATTGCTGTGGGGTCATTGGCCAAGCAAATATTGCAAGGTATGCATGATTTCCTATCAGAGATGTTAATCTATAAAGCTAAATTTATCATGGCCAAAGCCATTAAAGTAGTCTTTTGTGTTACGTCTGTGCTGTgttatttaattctttattcaACCATGAAATTCTTTAATGATTCAATGAATTTGGTTGATTTTTCTGATTTATGGCCAAGCTTGCACAAATTTATCTAGTAGCACTGAACACTTCTGATACTTTCTCCAAAATACTTGTGTGTATGTGTCTGCATTCGATTTGTGAAATGTCATGGACACATGTTGATTATACCTACTTGTAACCTGTCTTGTTATTATTTAAGCTGCCCGTACCCAATAGATTTGAAAACATCAGAAtttccatgttacattttgttgGCACTTTATTTGGTGCACAGTCCAGATGTACTTGACTCTGCCCTGATTGTCATTGTTTTATGTGCAGGGAAGAAATCTGTGAAACTTGAGATTTACACTGAACAGAGAACTAAAGATGGTGTAAGGTCAGCGAAACAGTGTCTTGGGTCCTCTGGTTTGGAGCTAAAGCTTGATGAGCTGAGAAAAGAACTGTCCTCTGCTCATGGAGGAATACTCCCACACTCTGTCTTGTCCACTGAACAAATCATCCAATTAGCTTCTCAAAAACCAAACTCGCTGGAACAGGCAAGTTCTAAGCTATGTAGTTTAGTTTTGTGCTCGTGTTTTGATCTATATCTAAACTAAACAAAGatttaatttgagaaaaattgtCAGAAGCAACTTTAGGCTATGTTTTGATATATAATGTTAAGTGGATTGAAATGAAATGGGGGATGGAAAAATGGAATAAAGTGGAATGGAAGGAaattatcaaacaaatttaccatttcattttttagatatttttataatgataaggaaaaaaataacgGTTCCATACTTCCAGCCTATACCCTCTCAAACTAGAGAAGAAAAAGGGAAGGGGTATGGAATAGAAATTAGAATTCATTCCATGAAGTTCCTCTCCATTTCGTTCTAATTTTAACAATCCAAATAATGGAACGTTATTTCATTCAATACCATTTCACTCCATTCCATTGTCCATATATCCATTCATAGCATAAGGGCTCCTAGAAGAGCATCGATGTAATCCTGACCAGAGTTATGATTTTTGTGTGTGCACAGTTGGAGAAGCTGATTGGAAAATTGAGGACAGAAAAGTATGGAAATAGAATACTAAagcaaattgaaaaatattatgatttcgAGCCGACTGATAAACAAGAAATTGATGCTAGGGCCGCAAAGAGGTTGAAGAGCAAGAAAAATCTTGTTATTATTGAATAGTGAAGATGAAGAGTGATAGCTGGTGGTGTCCCTGCGGCAATATATGGTTTATTTGTATAGCATGGCACTATTGAGTATATTCATTCTTACAAACCGTGCTTCTGGCTCATCCTAAAGAGGAAAAGGAATCTGGATGACAAATGGCAGAGGGTCTTGACTGTCCTTATCTATAATAACAGTTGATAAAATCGAAAGTAGATTTATGTAGGGCTGTTCAAATAAACTACTCATTCCACGCATTATAATTGTTGTCCTTAATTGTTTTACTCAAACcaagaaaaactaataaatgaattaaaaaatatattaattttacaaaatggaCTTTAtctcattaattcatttttagtttttgttactcccatcattaatattataaggaataagtgaaaaaaataattaatgttatattataaagttaaatggtgattattttgaaatatttttttcttacacgAGGTTATTATGAGGAGggagtaaaaagtaaaaaccatCAACCTAACTATGATTGAACTAAATCTAATTATTGATAACTGAATTGTTTATAAACAAAGTTGCACTGAACTAAGAGGTTGATTAACTGAACCAGTGCAATTTTGAGTTACCAGCTTTAGATTGAATTTCACCAAACTAAAAACCAGTTCAATTTGTCCGAATCATTTTTCCAGTTCAGTTCTTACACAATCTAGTTTATTTTTAACACCTTGAGCAGAATTGCTGTAAAAAAAACACCTTGAGTAGAATAAAGACCGTATcatgttcaaaaagaaaatttgggACACGGTAATTTAAttaaggttaaaatatatttgtgattattaataaatatttttttaataaaaaaaattatttttgctttctaataaaacaaaaattatttttggtacatgatacttttatattttctgatgaattagcaaattttatatttattttctgataaatttttttcatctgTTATTAGTCTCTTTAAAAAAGACTaatcacaaataatttttttttgttaaggaGCTATAACAAAATTTACTCTTACAATGATTTAGTCCGAcagtattttttaatgaatatctAAGACAAGTGTTGATTGGATAAGTACTTaggtattaaaaataaaaagttttttttatcaaaaatattaattatctttgtgtttttgttgtaaTTTTACTGTATTTATTAagtgattttaataaaaaaaaatattattaatgtctTAACTCTTAAGTAATACTCTTGTGACACTAATTAACAAGATACTCTAAATCGTCCTTCAGGTTATTGTATTTggactattaatatttttaaaaaaaacattaacaataaattttatgaaataatattgtcatactctatcttaattttatgtacaatttcatttttttttctagtagaATTTTTAACCAGCAAATTTTTAcattctttaataatttttttagctgttaatataattttttatttaaaaccaattgatcaaccgtgttttttttaattatttgaggaTGAAATTGAGTTTACAGTCTTCGATTAAGGTTTAGGGTGTGCAAATTATAATCTAAGCATACACTTAAAACGTTAAACCATAATATTGAAGGTTCacttgttaaaattaaaaataaaagtaaattaatatttataaaataggttgttttttgtttctggttttttattcaaaattcattcattataaattttcaaaataatttgaaacctatttttttatacattcttattctcttaaaaattatccaaatttaTCAAGATAGTTCaaaaatatttgagaaaaaaactgAAACTATCATGCTCTTAAAGAAAAAGTTAGACATACAGCCAAAAATTAAAGTGTATATATAATGGATGGAAGAAAAAAGAGAcatacagaaaataaaataaaggaagaagatgaaattaacaaatatgataaattatgttaaaagtgaagaagaagaagaaaaaactgaaTGTACAATATAATAACACCGCGCGCTCTTAACTATCTAAATCAGTCATTGCTTATGTTGTAGAAGTGGACATGAacagaaaatagaaagaaataattaatcaaacagTTGTGCAATCACTGTCGTTGCACgttataaaatagaataaacaaGTGGCTGAAGCAGCATGCGTGCCATTGAGGGTACTTTTTGGAACCATTCATATTATATTACTACTAGTCTGCGCATAACGTATCCTATGTAATTTCTAGCTCAACTGCCCCACTTCAACCACACCAATATCACACCTTTTTCCATTTAGCTATGCTTGAATTTGGGGTACTTAGGACCAAACAAACGGAATTTAACAACAAAAGAATATCGGTTTGCATCAAGTCAAAATGTTTGGTATCAGTAAGGGTTAGTGTTGGTTCATGGATGATTGTGTATTGTCAATAATGTaaaacttttttcattttatacttATTAGTAAATACCACTAATATGATTATCTATGTTTTATGTTAAGAGTTTAACAATTGGGTaaacaatattattaatattttaaaaaataattattataaacgttaattaataaacttattatgtatagtaatttataattaaacacCAGGATATAagtagctagctagctagcacCACTAATTCCCCCGTTTTGTTTGTCTTATATTTATTGCTTAAGTTGTAAAATTAAAGCAGCATTGTTCCGGTTCATTCCATGGTGCATGCATGATGCATCCATAACACTCTTTAATGCACTCGTGAGTCGTCGTGCTTCACACCACCCACGTGCACTTTCCTGGAACTTGCCGGAAGCCATTGCAAAATTGGAATGGCAAAGACAAGACCTCAACTCTCAATTGAAACAGCTATGTACCGATTATCAATACctcaaaaaagttaataaattaaaatacctaaTACGAGGAAAAAGAACATGCGGTTCGTTAACAAGGACAAGAATATCATACAAGGTTTTCACCATTAGaatatgataagattattatgctttataaagttattgttcaaattatatttaaaatgaattttagttaATGGTGAACTTGTGACAATAATAATACATATGATTGTGgtgataataataacaaatatggTAGCCATAAAGGGTTGAAACTCCTCCTTCCTTAGGAAGAGTCAAattatatcatataattttaataattgttatattatttttataattttttatataatataatttttattcatctaaccattgaaatatatatgtattattaagATCATCTAtgtcaaaattgaataaaaaacaaGAAGATAATCAATATAGTTTAGTATATTTTGAAATGATTATATTAGGTTGATTTTAGTCTATATGAACAAGTTATCAAATGATTTtggattaatatgaaattttgcatATACAATCTATGTAAAAATGAACTTTTAATTCAATagtgaattttaagaaaatattattcaattgaaAGTGATAAATAGATGTAATGATTATTAAAGTTATATTGATCAttcctcatatatatatatatatatatatatatatgtgtatatatgaagttaattaatataaaattaattttgtatgtttttattataatgatgattaatgttaattagtataaaattagttgtgttttttgttttattataatgattaaagTGACAACCATTAAAAAAGTATGTAAACTAATTGTgtgtttattgttattaaaataataattaagattatcatcatttaatataaaaattagttttaattttttttctaaaaataataattttttttaaaaaaatattatttattaaaaattagacatttaaataaaaattcaaccctccttttataagatttttggGTTTGATATTGTTCTTGGTTTGCTTGTTGGTGGTACTTCGGTTGCCTATCTAAGCAACCTCTTTTTGACGATATAAATCCTATGTTTTAGTGCATGTTTCTAAAAAAGTCACCACATTCATTCCCAGGTATAAAATGTCAAAATTGTAAGTTTATTATTTCAACATTTTGTTCACTAAAATTCGTGTGGCTACATTTTCAACTCAGAACTAAACATGTTGTTAGTGTGTGTTTTTTGTTCCCACTTTTttgcttgtttttttatttttataattacgaTGGACTACTTTATtgcttttgtataaaataataataaggatGGGCATGCTTACATTATTGTCATAGGCGGCAAAAGTGGATTCAGTAGGGTTGTGGTCCAGTGCAGGCTATAATGATAACAAAATACTAGGGATATTTGACGATGAAATAGTTTATGGCATTATTAacgataatatataatatatgatacgtatattagtttttataagaattattttaaaatttatatttatcgtGATTAACAATAATGCATGTTggtgtataaaaattatattattgtagATTTGACAActcattatttaaattaataatgtcatAAGTATGCCAACAAAAACGTTTTTTTCATCCagcaaaaacatttattatcgACATTATAAAACAAATCCTGTGAATtcactttaactttttttcttatatttgagatgaaggtaatatattttatggcattattaatgataatatataagataagtatattaatttttataataatcttaaaacttatatttatcgtgattaaaattgtaaaattcttttataatgTTAGTATATAGAAATTATATTAACTCATTCTTCGAATAATGTCATAATTTAATATATCGATgcaaactttttgaaaaaacatttGTTATCCACACcataaaaaacatttgaattcattttaaaatcaaatatatattttttagatttatcaGATCATTTTATTACTAAgttgtaatatttaaaaattaattt is a genomic window containing:
- the LOC114424961 gene encoding mediator of RNA polymerase II transcription subunit 34 isoform X3 — encoded protein: MENNEILEELLNIEVEIQDVQEQIRALIERQESLYERKSELSAILEACKESGNEANNAASSAAENWSGEFEWDSEADDVRLNVFGISSYRANQREIINAIMSGRDVLVIMAAGGGKSLCYQLPAVLRDGIALVVSPLLSLIQDQVMGLTALGIPAYMLTSTNKGDEKFIYKTLEKGEGELKILYVTPEKISKSKRFMSKLEKCHHAGRLSLISIDEAHCCSQWGHDFRPDYKSLSILKTQFPRVPIVALTATATQRVQNDLIEMLHIPRCVKFVSTVNRPNLFYMVKEKSSVGKVVIDEIAEFIQESYPNNESGIVYCFSRKECEQVAKELRERGISADYYHADMDVNAREKVHMRWSNNKLQVIVGTVAFGMGINKPDVRFVIHHSLSKSMETYYQESGRAGRDGLPSECLLYFRPGDAPRQSSMVFYENSGLQNLYDIVRYCLSKRQCRRSAFFHHFAEPLQECNGMCDICAFSSEVKEVDVSGHAKLMVSLLQDMQANDQRSTMLQLVDKMKIKQKELGSELKREEIEQLILHLLLARFLWVI
- the LOC114424961 gene encoding mediator of RNA polymerase II transcription subunit 34 isoform X1; this encodes MENNEILEELLNIEVEIQDVQEQIRALIERQESLYERKSELSAILEACKESGNEANNAASSAAENWSGEFEWDSEADDVRLNVFGISSYRANQREIINAIMSGRDVLVIMAAGGGKSLCYQLPAVLRDGIALVVSPLLSLIQDQVMGLTALGIPAYMLTSTNKGDEKFIYKTLEKGEGELKILYVTPEKISKSKRFMSKLEKCHHAGRLSLISIDEAHCCSQWGHDFRPDYKSLSILKTQFPRVPIVALTATATQRVQNDLIEMLHIPRCVKFVSTVNRPNLFYMVKEKSSVGKVVIDEIAEFIQESYPNNESGIVYCFSRKECEQVAKELRERGISADYYHADMDVNAREKVHMRWSNNKLQVIVGTVAFGMGINKPDVRFVIHHSLSKSMETYYQESGRAGRDGLPSECLLYFRPGDAPRQSSMVFYENSGLQNLYDIVRYCLSKRQCRRSAFFHHFAEPLQECNGMCDICAFSSEVKEVDVSGHAKLMVSLLQDMQANDQRSTMLQLVDKMKIKQKELGSELKREEIEQLILHLLLARFLKEEFQHTPYATNAYIAVGSLAKQILQGKKSVKLEIYTEQRTKDGVRSAKQCLGSSGLELKLDELRKELSSAHGGILPHSVLSTEQIIQLASQKPNSLEQLEKLIGKLRTEKYGNRILKQIEKYYDFEPTDKQEIDARAAKRLKSKKNLVIIE
- the LOC114424961 gene encoding mediator of RNA polymerase II transcription subunit 34 isoform X2, which produces MENNEILEELLNIEVEIQDVQEQIRALIERQESLYERKSELSAILEACKESGNEANNAASSAAENWSGEFEWDSEADDVRLNVFGISSYRANQREIINAIMSGRDVLVIMAAGGGKSLCYQLPAVLRDGIALVVSPLLSLIQDQVMGLTALGIPAYMLTSTNKGDEKFIYKTLEKGEGELKILYVTPEKISKSKRFMSKLEKCHHAGRLSLISIDEAHCCSQWGHDFRPDYKSLSILKTQFPRVPIVALTATATQRVQNDLIEMLHIPRCVKFVSTVNRPNLFYMVKEKSSVGKVVIDEIAEFIQESYPNNESGIVYCFSRKECEQVAKELRERGISADYYHADMDVNAREKVHMRWSNNKLQVIVGTVAFGMGINKPDVRFVIHHSLSKSMETYYQESGRAGRDGLPSECLLYFRPGDAPRQSSMVFYENSGLQNLYDISKRQCRRSAFFHHFAEPLQECNGMCDICAFSSEVKEVDVSGHAKLMVSLLQDMQANDQRSTMLQLVDKMKIKQKELGSELKREEIEQLILHLLLARFLKEEFQHTPYATNAYIAVGSLAKQILQGKKSVKLEIYTEQRTKDGVRSAKQCLGSSGLELKLDELRKELSSAHGGILPHSVLSTEQIIQLASQKPNSLEQLEKLIGKLRTEKYGNRILKQIEKYYDFEPTDKQEIDARAAKRLKSKKNLVIIE